One Alteromonas gilva DNA segment encodes these proteins:
- a CDS encoding replication initiator protein A, with the protein MSKLSAPEQLDLFIADIVDAAPKGELHTMEYPIFAISTRPDTKPYRFDNPKTGAWMEIIPSSKGRATIHDKDILLYCFGQLAEASNRGRPLSRKVQMVAYDFLKQTNRGTGGREYKAITDALVRLRGTTFNTNVKDGGGLSQKGSIFGLIDYGQAVTDEKGRLSHVEIVISEHLFAALSNNQILTYNPEYFMLSTGYERRLYELCRKHCGNQESWEIGFENLHNKFGVRSSLREFRRNIKALVEKQSIPDYQIYLLDKKSSGTIEKLQVRRKNKIN; encoded by the coding sequence ATGAGTAAATTGAGTGCCCCTGAACAATTAGACCTATTTATTGCAGATATTGTAGATGCAGCGCCAAAAGGTGAGTTGCATACAATGGAATATCCAATTTTCGCTATATCGACCCGACCTGACACAAAGCCATACAGATTCGATAATCCGAAAACTGGTGCATGGATGGAAATTATTCCAAGCTCAAAGGGTAGGGCGACTATACACGACAAAGACATACTGTTGTATTGCTTCGGTCAGTTGGCTGAAGCCAGCAATCGTGGGCGTCCCTTGAGTAGAAAAGTTCAAATGGTCGCCTATGACTTTCTAAAGCAAACAAATAGAGGCACCGGAGGTAGAGAGTACAAAGCTATCACCGATGCCTTAGTTAGACTCCGCGGTACAACGTTTAATACAAACGTTAAAGATGGCGGGGGCTTATCCCAGAAGGGATCGATATTCGGCTTGATTGATTATGGTCAAGCAGTGACAGATGAAAAAGGAAGGTTATCTCACGTCGAGATTGTCATTTCTGAACACCTTTTTGCTGCATTGAGCAATAATCAAATACTCACTTATAATCCAGAATACTTCATGCTATCGACCGGTTACGAAAGAAGGCTCTATGAGCTTTGTAGAAAACACTGTGGTAACCAAGAGTCCTGGGAGATTGGCTTTGAAAATCTGCATAACAAATTTGGTGTTCGCTCTTCTTTGAGGGAGTTTAGGCGAAACATAAAGGCCTTGGTAGAGAAACAAAGCATACCGGACTATCAAATCTACTTATTGGATAAGAAAAGTTCAGGAACTATCGAGAAATTACAGGTCAGGCGAAAAAATAAAATCAATTAA